Below is a window of Rhizobium jaguaris DNA.
CTGGGCCGGCGGATGTACGAGCTGTCATGCCGCCCCGGGCGCTCAGGGCGATGCGAAACTAGTCCTGTCGGGTGGCCTGGCACTGAACAGCCCCTTCGGCACGTTTCATGTCCCGAATATCTCTCCGGATGAAAATGCGGGCCTTGGCAGTTGGACGCTTGCGGATTTCGGCAATGCGATGAAGCGCGGCGTCGGCAAGAAAGGCGAGCATCTCTATCCGGCTTTCCCCTATGGTTCCTACACCCGCATGAGCGACAAGGACATCAATGACCTCTGGGGTTTCTTGAAGACTTTGCCGAAGAGCAGTAACGTCGCGCCGCCGCATGAGCTGCCGTTCCCCTTCGATATCAGGCTGGCGCTCGGCGGCTGGAAGTTCCTCTATTTCAACGATCAGCCCCGCGTAGTCATCGCCAATGCCGACGACAAGATCAAACGCGGCCAATATCTGGTGGAAGGTCCCGGCCACTGCGGCGAATGCCACACCCCGCGCGACGGGCTCGGCGGCTTTCTGAGGGACCAGTGGCTGGCCGGTGCCCCGAACCCGGAAGGCAAGGGCAGTATCCCCGATATCACCCCTGGCTCGAAGAAGATGGGTAACTGGAGCGCCGGCGACATAGCCAACTACCTAGAGACGGGCTTTACCCCCGAGTACGATTCCGCCGGCGGCTCGATGGCGGAAGTCCAGAAGAACATCGCCCGCCTGCCGGCCTCGGACCGCGAGGCGATCGCGGCCTATCTGAAGGCGGTACCGGCGCGGTGACACCTGTCGTCACGAAGTGAAGAGAGCCAGAAGTGGCAATTTAGGCCGCTATCTGGTTCCCAATGGGCCGCACTTGCTATCGGAGAGCGCTGCCGGTAAGGCGAGCTGAAGGTCGCTCAGCTCGCGCCCGAGCGCTTGG
It encodes the following:
- a CDS encoding cytochrome c encodes the protein MVARFVRWLLCLVGLVIIGFATFYVVTAPSPLPASHWANLGDPDIKNGEQVFWAGGCTSCHAAPGAQGDAKLVLSGGLALNSPFGTFHVPNISPDENAGLGSWTLADFGNAMKRGVGKKGEHLYPAFPYGSYTRMSDKDINDLWGFLKTLPKSSNVAPPHELPFPFDIRLALGGWKFLYFNDQPRVVIANADDKIKRGQYLVEGPGHCGECHTPRDGLGGFLRDQWLAGAPNPEGKGSIPDITPGSKKMGNWSAGDIANYLETGFTPEYDSAGGSMAEVQKNIARLPASDREAIAAYLKAVPAR